The following proteins come from a genomic window of Sorghum bicolor cultivar BTx623 chromosome 3, Sorghum_bicolor_NCBIv3, whole genome shotgun sequence:
- the LOC8057764 gene encoding protein GPR107, whose translation MGLAAAARAVLLLLAVAGVFLRPAAAEIKQESFKDDSRPSILFEKFGFGLKGMVSISVTGAKASSTLAKPDPVQLGFFLLSDESLFEAIYDQPAPTDLNPEPESSPTCVLSSPYVSPLFTFADLDDKGHYNKTFPITHPDEYSLFFANCAPETSVTMEVRTDMYNTNPDGTKDYLSVGMSSVPGIYAFFAVCYVVFLAGWLYVTLYRNRLSAHRIHHLMSGLLVARMLYCISAAEDQHYIRTAGTSHGWDVMFYLFQLVKGVILFAVIALIGTGWSFLKPFLQDKEKKVLMVVIPLQVAANIAAAVVGETGPFLQGWVTWNQIFLFVDVACCCAVLFPVVWSMRSLRESSKTDGKAARTLAKLTLFRQFYVVVIGYLYFTRIIVYALKTITNYKYRWVSVAAEEVATMAFYMFMFYMFRPAERNQYFALDEDDEEAAEMALREEEFEL comes from the coding sequence AtgggcctcgccgccgccgcccgcgcggtcctcctcctcctcgccgtcgccggagtATTCCTccgcccggcggcggcggagatcaagcaggagtCCTTCAAGGACGACTCCCGCCCCTCCATCCTCTTCGAGAAGTTCGGCTTCGGCCTCAAAGGCATGGTGTCTATCTCCGTCACCGGCGCCAAGGCCTCCTCCACGCTCGCTAAGCCCGACCCCGTACAGCTcggcttcttcctcctctccgacGAGTCGCTCTTCGAGGCCATCTACGATCAGCCGGCGCCCACGGATCTGAACCCCGAACCGGAGTCCTCCCCCACCTGCGTCCTCTCCAGCCCCTACGTCAGTCCGCTCTTCACCTTCGCGGACCTCGACGACAAGGGCCACTACAACAAGACTTTCCCCATCACCCACCCCGACGAGTACAGCCTCTTCTTCGCCAACTGCGCGCCGGAGACCAGCGTCACCATGGAGGTCCGCACCGACATGTACAACACCAACCCGGACGGCACCAAGGACTACCTCTCCGTCGGCATGTCCTCCGTCCCGGGGATCTACGCCTTCTTCGCCGTCTGCTATGTTGTGTTCCTGGCCGGTTGGCTCTACGTCACCCTCTACCGCAACCGCCTCTCTGCCCACCGCATCCACCACCTCATGTCGGGCCTGCTCGTGGCCCGAATGCTCTACTGCATCTCGGCGGCCGAGGACCAGCACTACATCCGCACCGCCGGGACATCGCACGGGTGGGACGTCATGTTCTACCTGTTCCAGCTCGTGAAGGGTGTCATCTTGTTCGCTGTGATTGCGCTGATTGGGACTGGGTGGTCGTTCCTGAAGCCATTCCTGCAGGACAAGGAGAAGAAGGTGCTCATGGTGGTGATCCCTCTGCAGGTTGCAGCTAACATCGCTGCTGCTGTGGTCGGCGAGACTGGCCCATTCTTGCAGGGATGGGTGACATGGAACCAGATCTTCTTGTTTGTTGATGTcgcttgctgctgtgctgtgCTCTTCCCAGTTGTGTGGTCGATGCGTTCTCTGCGGGAGTCATCCAAGACAGATGGCAAGGCGGCCAGAACCCTTGCCAAGCTCACGCTCTTCCGCCAGTTCTATGTTGTCGTGATTGGATACTTGTACTTCACCAGGATCATTGTGTATGCCCTCAAGACAATTACTAACTACAAGTACAGATGGGTGAGCGTTGCAGCTGAGGAGGTGGCCACCATGGCATTCTACATGTTCATGTTCTACATGTTCAGGCCCGCTGAGAGGAACCAGTACTTTGCACTTGACGAGGATGATGAGGAAGCTGCAGAGATGGCGCTCCGTGAGGAGGAGTTTGAGCTCTAG